A stretch of Triticum aestivum cultivar Chinese Spring unplaced genomic scaffold, IWGSC CS RefSeq v2.1 scaffold100160, whole genome shotgun sequence DNA encodes these proteins:
- the LOC123172576 gene encoding uncharacterized protein — MSWSSSAASAPGSRQAVGRSGDESRSQVRHRENPMCRCNPPRKAPRWISWSRQNPGRRYYCCVDAMHGGCGFVEWHDDPLPKFLSELIGDLRDEVRRLKGAANVARSGDQFAMVASSEDQATREAMVLSPQEQPREKNEEMAGIRAKCHSVVFLFTIFVLGFVAGKMLS, encoded by the exons ATGTCGTGGTCGTCGAGTGCTGCGTCCGCTCCCGGATCCCGTCAAGCTGTAGGAAGGAGCGGGGATGAGTCGCGCTCGCAGGTGCGCCACCGCGAGAACCCAATGTGCCGCTGCAACCCTCCGAGGAAGGCGCCAAGATGGATCTCATGGAGCCGGCAGAACCCTGGGAGGAGGTACTATTGCTGCGTGGATGCTATG CATGGTGGCTGCGGATTTGTGGAGTGGCATGATGATCCTTTGCCGAAATTTTTGAGTGAGCTGATTGGGGATCTGCGTGATGAAGTCCGGAGGCTTAAAGGTGCTGCAAATGTTGCTCGATCTGGCGATCAATTTGCAATGGTAGCTTCCAGTGAAGATCAAGCCACAAGGGAGGCCATGGTTCTATCTCCGCAAGAGCAACCGAGAGAGAAGAATGAAGAGATGGCTGGGATTAGGGCCAAATGTCATAGTGTGGTGTTTCTTTTTACTATATTTGTGCTTGGTTTCGTTGCAGGCAAGATGTTAAGTTAG